A section of the Neorhodopirellula lusitana genome encodes:
- a CDS encoding adenylosuccinate synthase, with the protein MSGTCVIGLQWGDEAKGKLVDLLAPRFDCVIRYQGGANAGHTVVAGDEVYKLHHIPSGILHEDVQNFITPGVVINPTTMLQEIDGLLPRGVNVQDNLKISERAHLVMPWHMIEDATINATSVRGESIGTTNRGIGPCYRDKVGRTHAIRMIDLLEPSRDERIAQVAEQKTTTLRQLGASEEDLALITPEKMVPLAAGWAERLAPMVADTTDLILDAAEANQKMLFEGAQGALLDIDHGTYPFVTSSNSSGVGVCAGAGVPPKWIDHVLGVCKAYSTRVGGGPFPTELEDATGEKIRTLGNEFGTTTGRPRRCGWFDAVAVRYTARLSGVTRLALMMMDVLAHFEELKVCVAYELDGKEIHRVPAHPDQLRRCKPILETIPGWNTPVDDARTMADFPPAALAYVKRIEELVGVPVGVLSVGPDRAQTIFTEEAAALGLS; encoded by the coding sequence GTGTCTGGTACTTGTGTGATTGGTCTTCAGTGGGGCGATGAGGCCAAGGGCAAACTCGTCGATCTGCTTGCACCACGTTTTGATTGTGTGATCCGCTACCAAGGTGGCGCGAACGCCGGTCACACGGTCGTCGCGGGCGACGAAGTTTACAAACTGCACCACATCCCTTCAGGAATCCTGCACGAAGACGTGCAAAACTTCATCACGCCCGGCGTGGTGATTAACCCGACCACCATGCTTCAAGAAATTGACGGCTTGCTACCTCGCGGTGTCAACGTCCAAGACAACCTGAAGATCAGCGAACGCGCCCACTTGGTCATGCCTTGGCACATGATCGAAGACGCGACCATCAACGCGACGTCCGTTCGAGGTGAATCGATCGGAACCACCAATCGCGGCATCGGCCCCTGCTATCGCGATAAGGTCGGCCGAACTCACGCGATTCGCATGATCGACTTGCTCGAACCTTCCCGCGATGAACGCATTGCTCAAGTTGCCGAACAAAAGACCACCACCCTGCGTCAACTCGGCGCGTCCGAAGAAGACCTGGCGTTAATCACGCCGGAAAAAATGGTACCCCTCGCAGCGGGCTGGGCCGAGCGTCTTGCACCAATGGTTGCCGACACGACGGACTTGATCCTGGATGCCGCCGAAGCGAACCAAAAGATGCTCTTCGAAGGCGCTCAGGGCGCACTGTTGGATATCGACCACGGGACCTACCCGTTCGTCACCAGCAGCAACAGCAGCGGAGTTGGCGTTTGTGCCGGTGCCGGTGTTCCACCTAAATGGATCGACCACGTACTGGGTGTCTGCAAGGCGTACAGCACACGCGTGGGCGGCGGTCCTTTCCCAACGGAACTCGAGGACGCGACCGGCGAAAAGATCCGCACCCTTGGAAATGAATTCGGTACCACGACCGGTCGCCCGCGTCGCTGCGGCTGGTTCGATGCCGTTGCGGTTCGCTACACCGCTCGTCTATCGGGCGTGACTCGGCTGGCGTTGATGATGATGGACGTTTTGGCTCACTTCGAAGAACTGAAGGTCTGCGTCGCTTACGAACTCGATGGCAAAGAAATTCATCGCGTGCCGGCACACCCGGACCAGTTGCGACGTTGCAAGCCAATCCTGGAAACCATCCCTGGCTGGAACACGCCGGTCGATGACGCCCGAACGATGGCTGACTTCCCGCCAGCCGCTCTGGCCTACGTCAAACGCATCGAGGAACTCGTCGGCGTGCCCGTTGGCGTGCTTTCAGTGGGTCCCGACCGCGCTCAAACGATCTTCACCGAAGAAGCTGCTGCCTTAGGGTTGAGCTAG